From Natrinema amylolyticum, the proteins below share one genomic window:
- a CDS encoding VWA domain-containing protein has product MVANAGGKKLSSLPFPAIVGQDDLKRVLLAVAADDGLDGALIVGEKGTAKSTAVRALVDLLPDQRAVADCPYGCSPDDPDLQCADCRDRDPDDLPVETRPVPLVTLPLGATRDRVVGTLSVEDALAGEADFDPGLLARANRGILYVDEVNLLDDHLVDVILDSAASGVNTVERDGVSVSHPANFTLIGTMNPEEGDLRPQLRDRFALQASVEGCREIDDRVEIIDRALEADGGTGPDPRTEYADEVETVRDDLAAARDRRSSVDLPSEFKAEIAELCLEAGVDGHRGDVAMARTAMTLAALEGRETVIESDIHEAATYALPHRLRSTPFEDEPDLDDLLEDRFDEESPDDGDGDDESDADEGDGDEAEDGDSEPEQGDGDERGDRDQGNGDEGGDDADDDEASDGSDSESDGGDGDDSGSERRPEGGEEPGSPNQSPAEAGEGSPDDDSSDRDSESDSEESPDDDEADETAQPLVPGQRRAEVGEARAPDLETPTAKSDESAAGAGSRASTAPSTDNRGARVRTEPASGEGSIDAAASVRSAASRGESRVGERDLRQSVRTGDTSVTIVFAVDASASMRPAMQTAKGVVLELLRDSYEHRDQVSFVAFAGEDADVLLPPTDSVSLAARHLKDLPSGDRTPLPAGLETSRRVLERADTDASVVVLVTDGRANVADGSPTDATRTAARALATTDARVIVVDAGDDSRAGLSELVASETEGELVDLDSLSVETVRAAAETAADGAQR; this is encoded by the coding sequence ATGGTTGCAAACGCCGGGGGCAAAAAGCTGTCGTCACTCCCCTTTCCGGCGATCGTCGGACAGGACGATCTGAAGCGCGTGCTGCTCGCCGTCGCGGCCGACGACGGCCTCGATGGGGCCCTGATCGTCGGCGAGAAGGGGACCGCGAAGTCGACCGCCGTTCGGGCGCTCGTCGATCTCCTGCCCGACCAGCGGGCCGTCGCGGACTGTCCGTACGGCTGTTCGCCCGACGACCCCGACCTGCAGTGTGCGGACTGCCGCGACCGCGACCCCGACGACCTGCCGGTCGAGACGCGACCGGTTCCGCTCGTCACCCTGCCGCTGGGCGCGACCCGCGACCGGGTCGTCGGCACCCTCTCAGTCGAGGACGCGCTGGCCGGCGAGGCCGACTTCGATCCCGGCCTGCTGGCCCGCGCGAACCGCGGCATCCTCTACGTCGACGAGGTCAACCTGCTGGACGACCACCTCGTGGACGTCATCCTCGACTCGGCCGCCAGCGGCGTCAACACCGTCGAGCGCGACGGAGTCAGCGTCTCCCATCCCGCGAACTTCACCCTGATCGGGACGATGAACCCGGAGGAGGGCGACCTGCGACCTCAGTTGCGGGATCGCTTCGCCCTCCAGGCCAGCGTCGAGGGCTGCCGGGAGATCGACGACCGCGTCGAGATCATCGATCGCGCGCTCGAGGCCGACGGCGGTACCGGTCCCGACCCGAGAACGGAGTACGCCGACGAAGTCGAGACCGTGCGGGACGACCTCGCCGCGGCCCGAGACCGCCGCTCGAGCGTCGACCTTCCCTCCGAGTTCAAAGCGGAGATCGCCGAACTCTGTCTCGAGGCCGGCGTCGACGGCCACCGCGGCGACGTGGCGATGGCTCGGACGGCGATGACGCTGGCCGCGCTCGAGGGCCGCGAGACGGTCATCGAGTCCGACATTCACGAGGCCGCGACCTACGCCCTCCCCCACCGGCTCCGGAGCACGCCCTTCGAGGACGAACCCGATCTCGACGACCTGCTCGAGGACCGGTTCGACGAGGAGTCGCCGGACGACGGGGACGGAGACGACGAGAGCGATGCGGACGAGGGCGACGGCGACGAGGCCGAAGACGGCGACTCCGAACCCGAACAGGGGGACGGCGACGAACGCGGCGATCGCGACCAGGGAAACGGAGACGAGGGAGGCGACGACGCGGACGATGACGAGGCCAGCGACGGCAGTGATTCCGAATCCGACGGTGGCGACGGCGACGACTCCGGATCCGAGCGCCGTCCGGAAGGCGGCGAGGAGCCGGGGTCGCCGAATCAGTCGCCCGCCGAGGCCGGTGAGGGAAGCCCGGACGACGACTCGAGCGACCGAGACTCTGAGTCGGACTCGGAGGAGTCGCCGGACGACGACGAAGCGGACGAAACCGCCCAGCCGCTGGTTCCCGGCCAGCGACGGGCCGAGGTCGGCGAGGCGCGGGCTCCTGACCTCGAGACGCCGACCGCCAAAAGCGACGAGAGCGCGGCCGGAGCGGGATCGCGGGCGAGCACGGCCCCGAGCACGGACAACCGGGGCGCTCGCGTCCGCACTGAACCCGCCTCGGGCGAGGGGTCGATCGACGCCGCGGCGTCGGTCCGGTCGGCCGCGTCCCGCGGTGAGTCGCGGGTCGGGGAACGGGACCTCCGGCAGTCGGTCCGCACCGGCGACACCTCGGTGACGATCGTCTTCGCCGTCGACGCCAGCGCCTCGATGCGACCGGCGATGCAGACCGCGAAAGGCGTCGTCCTCGAACTCCTGCGAGACAGCTACGAACACCGCGATCAGGTCTCCTTCGTCGCCTTCGCCGGCGAGGACGCCGACGTCTTGCTCCCGCCGACCGACAGCGTCTCGCTGGCCGCCCGCCACCTGAAGGACCTCCCCTCGGGCGACCGGACGCCGCTTCCCGCGGGACTCGAGACCTCGAGGCGAGTGCTCGAGCGCGCCGATACCGACGCCTCGGTCGTCGTCCTCGTCACCGACGGACGGGCGAACGTCGCCGATGGCAGTCCGACGGACGCGACGCGGACGGCGGCTCGAGCGCTCGCGACCACTGACGCTCGAGTGATCGTGGTCGACGCCGGCGACGACTCCCGCGCCGGCCTCTCGGAACTGGTCGCGAGCGAGACCGAGGGCGAACTGGTCGATCTCGACTCGCTCTCAGTCGAGACTGTCCGAGCCGCCGCCGAGACCGCGGCGGACGGGGCCCAGCGGTAG
- the cobN gene encoding cobaltochelatase subunit CobN, translated as MTRIGIYTATENELGSIGRAAQRLEDVELVVRSESDLEDEADVEEFVEELHDAAAAIFWLHGAEDSMPGYDYATGALEEASVPLIVKATGDAFAFEDTTVSEAHRDLVYDYLEKGGTINVANLCRFLAAEYEGRDVEYDDPTELPTEGVYHPDHPGIEYEELLETHDPDKPTVAVWFYESHWTHENTRYVDAQVRALEEQGANALPIFCNPATDTDEQEDAEWVTDNWLIDSDGQSIVDAVLSSFMFSLSMDERGRSADDEGSSAEDVFLDRLGVPVLQTVTTMRSRSRYESSDTGVMGFELALSVALPEFDGNVITHPISGKERTDDEAGIGSAPKHHFPIEDRIDHATRLAVNWAELRHTPNEEKQVAVVLHNYPPSDDGIGTAFGLDSPESTVNLLEELDARGYDLGDEMPEDGQTLVEKLTAQLTLEDRWVAPEDVRDLSVDVVSPDTYEEWFTDTDERFQENIIEEWGEVPDRPFAIPGVEFGNVLVTVQPPRGFGMDPSKVYHDSNLQPPHDYFAFYGWLRNTFETDAVVHLGTHGSLEWLPGKTVGLNGESAPDQLIDDIPNVYPYIVNNPGEGTQAKRRSYAAIVDYLTPVMRNAGTYDELSELEELANQYREAGMEDARSDDGEHLADLMREKVEELDLAVELGIAGTIDEKADVRGPDEAGSTLAEGDVDGDEVDIDELVERIHEYLTDVKTTQIRLGLHTMSEPPEGERLTEYLVALTRLENPGAPSLRESVAGALGVDYQTMLDSPGEYAEDLGMTYAEAADVVYETSVDLIETLAEHDFDIPVSEREAGPDDEVNVNLLIVDLETIGDGRAKSGAHNDLRKALAYICEEAQPRVQGAEDEIPRTADALSGEYVPPGGSGAPTRGGVDLLPTARNFYTLDPRKVPAKAAWQVGSEVAEGVLERHHDENDEYPEEIGVVAWGTPTVRTRGETIAQVLAMMGVEPQWTDAGRIDDVEPIPLEDLNRPRVDVTTRVSGLFRDAFPAAAGVIHDAVDAVVDLDEPLEMNYVKKHVEEEQAELEEEEGLDESDARKAAKHRVFTTRPGGYGAGTNKAVDEGNWDDRSDLAEVYVQWGGYAMGSRGRVSDAHDAFERRLSSVDATVKIEDTMEQDEFDSSDWYAFHGGFISAVSEISGTEPASYVGDSSDPDNVDVYTNEEKVRKAMRSRVLNPDWLESMEEHGYKGAGDLSTTVDVTLGWDATTGVVSDTLWEEVAEKFAFDDARQEWMRDVNPWALESITDTLLEAIERDLWDADDETIDRLRDLNLEVEGDLEARTTNEGVGAEVSTDD; from the coding sequence ATGACACGGATCGGGATCTATACCGCGACGGAGAACGAACTCGGCTCGATCGGCCGGGCCGCCCAGCGCCTCGAGGACGTCGAGCTGGTCGTCCGCTCGGAGAGCGACCTCGAGGACGAGGCCGACGTCGAGGAGTTCGTCGAGGAATTGCACGACGCCGCGGCGGCGATCTTCTGGCTGCACGGGGCCGAAGACAGCATGCCGGGCTACGACTACGCGACGGGGGCACTCGAGGAGGCGAGCGTGCCGCTGATCGTCAAGGCGACCGGCGACGCCTTCGCCTTCGAGGACACGACGGTCTCGGAGGCACACCGCGATCTCGTCTACGACTATCTGGAGAAGGGCGGGACGATCAACGTCGCGAACCTGTGTCGGTTCCTCGCCGCCGAGTACGAGGGCCGGGACGTCGAGTACGACGACCCGACCGAACTACCGACGGAGGGCGTCTACCACCCCGACCATCCGGGGATCGAGTACGAGGAGTTACTCGAGACGCACGACCCCGACAAGCCGACGGTCGCGGTCTGGTTCTACGAGTCCCACTGGACTCACGAGAACACCCGGTACGTGGACGCGCAGGTCCGAGCGCTCGAGGAGCAGGGGGCCAACGCCCTGCCTATTTTCTGTAACCCCGCCACGGACACCGACGAGCAGGAAGACGCCGAGTGGGTGACGGACAACTGGCTTATTGACAGCGACGGACAGTCCATCGTCGACGCCGTGCTCTCCTCGTTCATGTTCTCTCTCTCGATGGACGAGCGCGGCCGTAGCGCCGACGACGAAGGCAGCAGTGCGGAGGACGTTTTCCTCGACCGCCTCGGCGTACCGGTCCTGCAGACGGTCACCACGATGCGCTCGCGCTCGCGGTACGAATCCAGCGACACGGGCGTGATGGGCTTCGAACTCGCCCTCTCCGTGGCGCTGCCGGAGTTCGACGGGAACGTGATCACACACCCGATCTCCGGCAAGGAGCGCACCGACGACGAGGCCGGCATCGGCTCCGCGCCGAAACACCACTTCCCGATCGAGGACCGGATCGACCACGCGACGCGCCTCGCGGTCAACTGGGCCGAACTCAGACACACGCCCAATGAGGAGAAGCAGGTCGCCGTCGTCCTCCACAACTACCCGCCGAGCGACGACGGGATCGGGACCGCGTTCGGCCTCGACAGCCCCGAGTCGACGGTCAACCTGCTCGAGGAACTCGACGCCCGCGGCTACGATCTGGGCGACGAAATGCCCGAGGACGGCCAGACGCTGGTCGAGAAACTGACCGCACAGCTCACGCTCGAGGACCGGTGGGTCGCGCCGGAGGACGTCCGCGATCTTTCCGTGGATGTCGTCTCACCGGACACCTACGAGGAGTGGTTCACTGACACCGACGAACGCTTCCAGGAGAACATCATCGAGGAATGGGGCGAGGTCCCCGACCGCCCGTTCGCAATTCCGGGCGTCGAGTTCGGCAACGTGCTGGTTACCGTCCAACCACCGCGCGGATTTGGGATGGACCCCTCGAAGGTCTACCACGACTCGAACCTCCAGCCGCCACACGATTACTTCGCTTTCTACGGCTGGCTGCGCAACACGTTCGAGACCGACGCGGTCGTCCATCTGGGAACCCACGGCAGCCTCGAGTGGCTCCCCGGGAAGACCGTCGGGCTGAACGGCGAGAGCGCGCCCGACCAACTGATCGACGATATCCCGAACGTCTACCCCTACATCGTCAATAACCCTGGCGAGGGGACCCAGGCCAAGCGGCGCTCCTACGCCGCCATCGTCGATTATCTGACGCCCGTGATGCGAAACGCGGGCACCTACGACGAACTCTCTGAACTCGAGGAACTCGCGAACCAGTACCGCGAGGCCGGGATGGAGGACGCTCGGAGCGACGACGGCGAACACCTCGCGGACCTCATGCGGGAGAAAGTCGAGGAACTCGACCTCGCCGTCGAGTTGGGTATCGCCGGCACGATCGACGAGAAGGCCGACGTTCGCGGGCCCGACGAGGCCGGCTCGACGCTGGCTGAAGGCGACGTCGACGGCGACGAGGTCGATATCGACGAACTCGTCGAACGGATCCACGAGTACCTCACGGACGTGAAGACGACCCAGATTCGGCTCGGACTGCACACCATGTCCGAGCCGCCGGAGGGCGAGCGCCTGACGGAGTATCTGGTCGCCCTGACGCGACTCGAGAACCCCGGCGCGCCGAGCCTGCGCGAGAGCGTCGCCGGCGCGCTGGGCGTCGACTACCAGACGATGCTCGACTCGCCCGGCGAGTACGCCGAGGACCTCGGGATGACCTACGCCGAGGCCGCGGACGTCGTCTACGAGACCAGCGTCGACCTGATCGAGACGCTCGCCGAACACGACTTCGACATCCCGGTCTCGGAGCGCGAAGCGGGGCCGGACGACGAGGTGAACGTCAACCTCCTGATCGTCGACCTCGAGACGATCGGCGACGGGCGCGCGAAATCGGGCGCTCACAACGATCTTCGGAAGGCACTCGCGTACATCTGCGAGGAGGCCCAGCCCCGCGTGCAGGGGGCCGAAGACGAGATTCCGCGAACCGCGGACGCCCTCTCGGGCGAATACGTCCCGCCCGGGGGCTCCGGCGCACCGACCCGCGGCGGCGTCGACCTGCTGCCGACCGCGCGGAACTTCTACACGCTCGACCCGCGCAAGGTGCCCGCGAAGGCCGCCTGGCAGGTCGGGAGCGAGGTCGCGGAGGGCGTCCTCGAGCGCCACCACGACGAAAACGATGAGTACCCCGAGGAGATCGGCGTGGTTGCCTGGGGGACGCCGACCGTGCGCACTCGTGGCGAGACCATCGCCCAGGTGCTCGCGATGATGGGCGTCGAGCCCCAGTGGACCGACGCCGGCCGGATCGACGACGTCGAGCCGATCCCGCTCGAGGACCTCAATCGCCCGCGAGTCGACGTGACAACCCGCGTCTCGGGACTGTTCCGCGACGCCTTCCCGGCCGCGGCGGGCGTCATCCACGACGCCGTCGACGCCGTCGTCGACCTCGACGAACCCCTCGAGATGAACTACGTGAAGAAACACGTCGAGGAAGAGCAGGCGGAACTCGAGGAGGAAGAGGGCCTCGACGAATCCGACGCCCGCAAGGCGGCCAAACACCGCGTCTTCACGACCCGGCCCGGCGGCTACGGTGCCGGGACGAACAAGGCCGTCGACGAGGGCAACTGGGACGACCGCTCCGATCTGGCCGAGGTGTACGTCCAGTGGGGCGGCTACGCGATGGGATCGCGCGGCCGCGTTTCGGACGCCCACGACGCCTTCGAGCGCCGCCTCTCTTCCGTCGACGCGACGGTCAAGATCGAGGACACGATGGAGCAAGACGAGTTCGACTCCTCGGACTGGTACGCCTTCCACGGCGGCTTCATCTCCGCCGTGAGCGAGATCTCCGGCACGGAGCCCGCCTCCTACGTCGGCGACTCCTCGGACCCGGATAATGTCGACGTCTACACCAACGAGGAGAAGGTCCGTAAGGCGATGCGCTCGCGCGTTCTGAATCCCGACTGGCTCGAGTCGATGGAGGAACACGGCTACAAGGGCGCGGGCGACCTCTCGACGACGGTCGACGTGACGCTCGGCTGGGACGCGACCACCGGCGTCGTGAGCGATACGCTGTGGGAAGAAGTCGCCGAGAAGTTCGCCTTCGACGACGCTCGTCAAGAATGGATGCGCGACGTGAACCCGTGGGCGCTCGAGTCCATCACGGACACGCTGCTCGAGGCGATCGAGCGCGATCTGTGGGACGCAGACGACGAGACGATCGACCGACTGCGCGATCTGAACCTCGAGGTCGAGGGCGACCTCGAGGCGCGGACGACCAACGAGGGCGTCGGTGCGGAGGTGTCGACCGATGACTGA
- a CDS encoding precorrin-8X methylmutase — protein MTDSQEFEEEYADLGATTQNAMDIAETSMDIVRQFVPDETLADRVRQKSVHSMGDIEFQHLIEFTGGDEIGDDEDAPVRAGARAVLDEATIVTDITMSKAGITGRGHNCEKRKAIGNGAELAKETGMTRTAASVLELDKQGVYDGAIATIGNAPTAAFALADCIEDGTRPAAIVATPVGFVKAEESRQRIREVSEEYDVPAITNVGRRGGSGLAAALTNELIHVAKDVRTDEIDLELDAETRAADGRNR, from the coding sequence ATGACCGATAGTCAGGAGTTCGAGGAGGAGTACGCCGATCTGGGCGCGACGACGCAGAACGCGATGGACATCGCGGAAACGAGCATGGACATCGTCCGGCAGTTCGTGCCGGACGAGACGCTGGCCGACCGCGTTCGGCAGAAGTCGGTCCACTCGATGGGCGACATCGAATTCCAGCACCTGATCGAGTTCACCGGCGGGGACGAGATCGGTGATGACGAGGACGCGCCGGTCCGCGCCGGCGCTCGAGCAGTGCTCGACGAGGCCACCATCGTGACCGATATCACGATGTCGAAAGCCGGGATCACCGGCCGCGGCCACAACTGCGAGAAGCGGAAGGCGATCGGCAACGGCGCGGAGCTGGCGAAAGAGACCGGGATGACCCGCACCGCGGCCTCGGTGCTCGAACTCGACAAGCAGGGCGTCTACGACGGCGCGATCGCGACGATCGGCAACGCGCCGACGGCCGCCTTCGCGCTGGCGGACTGCATCGAGGACGGTACCCGACCGGCGGCCATCGTCGCGACTCCCGTTGGTTTCGTCAAGGCCGAGGAGAGCCGCCAGCGCATCCGCGAGGTCAGCGAGGAGTACGACGTCCCGGCGATCACCAACGTCGGCCGCCGCGGCGGGAGCGGACTGGCGGCCGCGCTGACGAACGAACTGATCCACGTCGCGAAGGACGTCCGAACCGACGAGATCGACCTCGAGCTCGACGCCGAGACGCGGGCCGCGGACGGCCGGAACCGATGA
- a CDS encoding DUF1802 family protein yields the protein MSSPESATVPIPALKERAGVVNALLDGAQTVLVRHPTLDPGTIDDQFVLYPAYTHQEPDRYQSGYEDYYHRASAKPDAGVPIRAVADVRAEYAVSSDDLEALARHYVYTPDGLRDKYDPEDDLWVLLLRVSALESPRLIEERGSYRGCRAWIELEDDVDIDLASTAPVLDDATFAERRAAVRDALE from the coding sequence ATGAGCAGCCCCGAATCCGCAACAGTACCGATCCCCGCGCTGAAAGAACGCGCCGGCGTCGTCAACGCCCTGCTCGATGGCGCGCAGACGGTGCTCGTTCGCCATCCGACCCTCGATCCGGGAACGATCGACGATCAGTTCGTCCTCTATCCGGCCTACACGCATCAGGAGCCGGATCGCTATCAGTCCGGATACGAGGACTACTACCACCGGGCGAGCGCCAAACCCGACGCGGGCGTGCCGATCCGAGCCGTCGCCGACGTCCGCGCGGAGTACGCCGTCTCGAGCGACGATCTCGAGGCCCTCGCGCGCCACTACGTCTACACGCCCGACGGCCTGCGCGACAAGTACGATCCCGAGGACGACCTGTGGGTGCTGTTGCTCCGCGTGTCGGCGCTCGAGTCGCCGCGGCTCATCGAGGAGCGCGGCAGCTATCGAGGCTGTCGCGCCTGGATCGAACTCGAAGATGACGTCGACATCGACCTCGCATCGACCGCTCCCGTACTGGACGACGCGACGTTCGCCGAACGGCGGGCAGCGGTTCGGGACGCGCTCGAGTGA
- a CDS encoding 3-oxoacyl-ACP reductase family protein, with protein MSETVSRLEPPSRRPLTDRTCLVTGSSRGIGREIAFELARCGADVAVNYRSSEELAREVTETIEENGETAVPVQADVSEPAQVERMAAEIREEFGEIDVLVNNAGITIDRTFEDMTYEDWQTVIDVNLNGTFNCTKAFYDDIKASDHGRLINISSVVGQQGNYGQANYATSKGGLFAFTRTLALELASHGSTANCVAPGFTETDMLEKVPERVQDKIREDIPLDRFAEPADIVGMVRFLAGDQAEYMTGQVLGINGGMEW; from the coding sequence ATGTCCGAAACCGTCTCCCGACTCGAGCCCCCGTCGCGTCGCCCACTGACCGATCGAACCTGCCTCGTAACGGGATCCTCTCGCGGAATCGGTCGCGAGATCGCGTTCGAACTCGCTCGTTGCGGTGCCGACGTGGCGGTGAACTACCGATCGTCCGAGGAATTGGCACGCGAGGTGACCGAGACGATCGAAGAGAACGGCGAGACGGCCGTCCCCGTGCAGGCGGACGTCTCGGAGCCGGCACAGGTCGAGCGGATGGCCGCGGAGATCCGCGAGGAATTCGGCGAAATCGACGTCCTCGTCAATAACGCGGGGATCACGATCGACCGGACGTTCGAGGACATGACCTACGAGGACTGGCAGACCGTCATCGACGTCAACCTGAACGGGACGTTCAACTGTACGAAGGCGTTCTACGACGACATCAAGGCCTCCGATCACGGCCGACTGATCAACATCTCGAGCGTCGTCGGCCAACAGGGCAACTACGGGCAGGCCAACTACGCGACCTCGAAGGGCGGTCTGTTCGCCTTCACGCGGACGCTGGCGCTGGAACTGGCCAGTCACGGCTCGACGGCCAACTGCGTCGCGCCCGGCTTCACGGAGACGGACATGCTCGAGAAGGTCCCCGAACGCGTCCAGGACAAGATCCGCGAGGACATCCCGCTGGATCGGTTCGCCGAACCCGCGGACATCGTCGGCATGGTCCGATTCCTCGCCGGCGATCAGGCAGAGTACATGACCGGGCAGGTACTCGGGATCAACGGCGGGATGGAGTGGTAG
- a CDS encoding cobyrinic acid a,c-diamide synthase, whose protein sequence is MKGFVLGGVSSGVGKTVATLSIVQALEDAGHEVQPAKAGPDFIDPSHHEAVAGRPSRTLDLWLCGEDGLRRNYRRGEGDIDGSHSSARGTTSPDVCVVEGVMGLYDGDGSSTAMVAEALDLPVVLVVDAKAGMESVAATALGFREYAATIGRDIEVAGVIAQRAHGGRHEQGIRDALPDDLEYFGRIPPNDDLEIPDRHLGLEMGEEAALPRDALREAAESLNAKRLADVASEPPAPETSSPVDGAAEPVDATVAVASDAAFCFRYPATIERFRERAELVTFSPIAGDPVPDCDGVYLPGGYPELHADALESAGTLSELGDRAADGLPVLGECGGLMAMSQSLTTAEGDRSEMAGILPADVTMHDRYQALDHVELEAMEGTLTADAGETIRGHEFHYSSAAVDGDARFAFETVRGDGIDGDRDGLTEYESLGTYVHVHPESGAFDRFLEEICR, encoded by the coding sequence ATGAAGGGATTCGTCCTCGGCGGCGTCAGCTCCGGCGTCGGAAAGACGGTCGCGACGCTGTCGATCGTACAGGCGCTCGAGGACGCCGGCCACGAGGTCCAGCCCGCCAAGGCGGGGCCGGACTTCATCGATCCGAGCCACCACGAGGCGGTCGCCGGTCGCCCGTCCCGAACCCTCGATCTGTGGCTCTGCGGCGAGGACGGCCTCCGGCGGAATTACCGCCGCGGCGAGGGCGATATCGACGGGTCACACTCGTCTGCCCGGGGGACGACGTCCCCCGATGTCTGCGTCGTCGAGGGCGTGATGGGCCTCTATGACGGCGACGGATCGAGCACGGCCATGGTGGCCGAAGCGCTGGACCTCCCCGTCGTTCTCGTCGTCGACGCGAAGGCCGGGATGGAGAGCGTCGCAGCGACCGCGCTCGGCTTCCGCGAGTACGCCGCCACCATCGGCCGCGATATCGAGGTCGCCGGCGTCATCGCCCAGCGCGCTCACGGGGGTCGCCACGAGCAGGGGATCCGCGACGCCCTGCCCGACGACCTCGAGTACTTCGGTCGGATTCCGCCGAACGACGACCTCGAGATTCCGGATCGGCACCTCGGACTCGAGATGGGTGAGGAGGCCGCCCTGCCGCGGGACGCGCTGCGGGAGGCCGCTGAGTCGCTCAACGCCAAACGACTGGCCGACGTCGCGAGCGAACCGCCCGCACCCGAGACGTCGTCACCGGTCGACGGTGCCGCCGAGCCGGTCGACGCTACCGTCGCCGTCGCCAGCGACGCGGCGTTTTGCTTCCGGTATCCGGCGACTATCGAGCGGTTCCGCGAGCGGGCCGAACTGGTCACGTTCTCGCCGATCGCCGGCGATCCCGTCCCGGACTGCGACGGGGTTTACTTGCCCGGCGGCTACCCCGAACTCCACGCCGACGCACTCGAGTCGGCCGGGACCCTCTCGGAACTCGGCGACCGCGCCGCCGACGGCCTGCCGGTGCTCGGCGAGTGTGGCGGCCTGATGGCCATGAGTCAGTCGCTGACGACGGCCGAGGGCGACCGTAGCGAGATGGCCGGCATCCTCCCCGCCGACGTGACCATGCACGACCGGTATCAGGCGCTGGATCACGTCGAACTCGAGGCCATGGAGGGAACGCTCACCGCCGACGCCGGCGAGACGATTCGGGGCCACGAGTTCCACTACTCGAGCGCCGCGGTCGACGGCGACGCCCGGTTCGCCTTCGAGACGGTCCGCGGCGACGGCATCGACGGCGACCGCGACGGCCTGACCGAGTACGAATCGCTCGGGACGTACGTCCACGTCCATCCCGAGAGCGGGGCATTCGATCGGTTCCTCGAGGAGATCTGCCGTTAA
- a CDS encoding cobalt-precorrin-7 (C(5))-methyltransferase encodes MSGEYDLDAGPDPATFAAGAAEPDLDERADDPVYAVGVGPGNQEYLTPRGERAIREADVVVGFTTVVEFVEDLTDADLLTCGYKDEAEALEAFGERVAAGESGTAVAMGDPNHSGYQFVGKVQDTVERSDPDVPVRVIPGISSIQMAASRARTPMEDTEFVTLHKSGDLESDMDRLAAAVDDRHLLVLPRPYDRMPGDIADFLLEAGADPDLEALVLEKLTHDDEQIHRFTLEELAEHAGGSGKNDTPFSDLVVLAVRRLVAPTSST; translated from the coding sequence ATGAGCGGCGAGTACGACCTCGACGCGGGACCGGATCCGGCGACGTTCGCCGCGGGAGCGGCGGAACCCGATCTCGACGAGAGGGCAGACGACCCTGTCTACGCCGTCGGCGTCGGCCCTGGCAACCAAGAGTATCTCACGCCCCGCGGCGAGCGCGCGATCCGCGAGGCCGACGTCGTTGTCGGTTTCACGACGGTCGTCGAGTTCGTCGAAGACCTGACCGACGCCGACCTGCTGACCTGCGGCTACAAGGACGAGGCCGAGGCTCTCGAGGCGTTCGGCGAGCGCGTCGCCGCCGGTGAGTCGGGGACTGCGGTCGCAATGGGCGACCCGAACCACTCGGGCTACCAGTTCGTCGGGAAGGTCCAGGATACCGTCGAGCGTTCGGACCCCGATGTCCCGGTCCGCGTGATCCCTGGCATCTCCTCGATCCAGATGGCCGCCAGCCGCGCCCGGACGCCGATGGAGGACACCGAGTTCGTCACGCTCCACAAGAGCGGCGACCTCGAGTCGGACATGGACCGCCTCGCGGCCGCGGTCGACGACCGACACCTGCTCGTGCTCCCGCGGCCGTACGACCGGATGCCCGGCGATATCGCCGACTTCCTGCTCGAGGCGGGGGCTGATCCCGATCTCGAGGCGCTGGTGCTCGAGAAGCTGACCCACGACGACGAGCAGATCCACCGGTTCACGCTCGAGGAACTGGCGGAACACGCTGGCGGGAGCGGAAAGAACGACACGCCGTTCTCCGATCTGGTCGTGCTCGCGGTTCGACGGCTGGTCGCGCCGACGTCCTCGACGTAG